The following coding sequences are from one Saccopteryx bilineata isolate mSacBil1 chromosome 3, mSacBil1_pri_phased_curated, whole genome shotgun sequence window:
- the SRARP gene encoding steroid receptor-associated and regulated protein, translating into MASSKDPRHQRASPQVRCLETDLDTSSGGKLDHHQKAIHTAHLTFVIDCAHGTQPFLAAQPALPHAPCPNLGCIIPPMKTYIFFRGDNQPHPPQEAPLGGGRLTQARGTLPPCKGTVAPTSYLVSPLHPQGAPEAKGSPMKMVPTRSSAWGVVMGSLKALSSCVCGQAD; encoded by the exons ATGGCCTCATCAAAAGATCCCAGGCACCAGAGAGCCAGTCCCCAAGTCAGGTGCCTTGAGACAGATCTGGACACCAGTTCAG gTGGGAAGCTGGACCACCATCAGAAGGCCATCCACACAGCTCACCTAACTTTCGTTATCGACTGTGCTCATGGGACACAGCCCTTCCTGGCAGCACAACCCGCACTGCCCCACGCCCCCTGTCCCAACCTAGGATGTATCATCCCTCCAATGAAGACCTACATCTTCTTCCGTGGGGACAACCAGCCCCATCCTCCTCAGGAGGCCCCCCTAGGTGGGGGGCGCCTCACCCAGGCCAGGGGCACCCTGCCACCCTGCAAAGGGACTGTGGCCCCCACTTCCTACCTAGTCAGCCCACTCCACCCCCAGGGGGCTCCTGAAGCCAAGGGAAGCCCCATGAAGATGGTGCCCACAAGGTCTTCAGCTTGGGGAGTAGTCATGGGCTCGCTCAAAGCCCTCTCCTCCTGTGTCTGTGGGCAGGCGGATTAA